Proteins encoded together in one Lathyrus oleraceus cultivar Zhongwan6 chromosome 5, CAAS_Psat_ZW6_1.0, whole genome shotgun sequence window:
- the LOC127085373 gene encoding uncharacterized protein LOC127085373 isoform X1, translated as MTWWEGVQESRVLVAPDPGTDGNGSGRMLLLRHPKSGKATQYLFVNGMLQEFQWFKNLYGSWFLGDYTSEDGRLYLSTPVDPVFIMLPIFEEARMKKGDDLGKFRQLDEMLFIDGYPGYQQIMSLVENCMQVVCEVKEVGSLKFFRLDDTKVLRWLCYKVCQLKQTLPKLDKNYAVQSEKDTLVDAVSILGEYLNEENWLQLLCNHLKLNILEVTGKLQQANAEESNPGLYNDVFQQEEQSDDKKATIVKKGRQAKKIKLETESHNIRDMFSRASRKKN; from the exons ATGACTTGGTGGGAAGGCGTTCAGGAATCCAGGGTTCTCGTTGCCCCCG ATCCTGGCACCGATGGAAATGGTTCGGGACGAATGCTATTGCTTCGTCATCCTAAATCTG GAAAGGCAACACAATATCTCTTTGTAAATGGAATGCTTCAAGAGTTTCAATGGTTTAAGAACTTGTACGGGTCTTGGTTTTTGGGAGATTATACTAGTGAAG ATGGTCGACTGTATTTATCCACGCCTGTTGATCCTGTTTTCATCATGCTGCCCATATTTGAGGAAGCTAGAATGAAG AAAGGCGACGATCTTGGCAAGTTCAGGCAATTGGATGAGATGTTGTTTATTGACGGGTATCCAGGATATCAGCAAATAATGTCGCTTGTGGAGAACTGTATGCAAGTAGTTTGTGAAGTCAAAG AAGTTGGATCCTTAAAATTCTTTAGACTTGATGACACGAAGGTTCTGCGTTGGCTTTGCTATAAG GTTTGTCAGCTGAAACAGACACTACCCAAGTTGGACAAAAATTACGCTGTTCAATCAGAGAAAGACACTT TGGTTGATGCAGTTTCAATATTAGGAGAGTATTTAAATGAAGAAAACTGGTTGCAGCTTTTGTGTAATCATCTTAA GTTAAATATACTCGAGGTCACAGGAAAATTACAACAAGCAAATGCTGAGGAAAGTAATCCTGGTTTGTATAATGATGTATTCCAG CAGGAGGAACAAAGTGATGATAAGAAGGCTACAATTGTGAAGAAGGGTAGACAAGCAAAGAAAATAAAACTTGAGACAGAATCACATAACATCAGAGATATGTTTTCTAGGGCCTCCAGAAAGAAAAACTAA
- the LOC127085373 gene encoding uncharacterized protein LOC127085373 isoform X2 translates to MTWWEGVQESRVLVAPDPGTDGNGSGRMLLLRHPKSGKATQYLFVNGMLQEFQWFKNLYGSWFLGDYTSEDGRLYLSTPVDPVFIMLPIFEEARMKKGDDLGKFRQLDEMLFIDGYPGYQQIMSLVENCMQVVCEVKEVGSLKFFRLDDTKVLRWLCYKVCQLKQTLPKLDKNYAVQSEKDTLVDAVSILGEYLNEENWLQLLCNHLKLNILEVTGKLQQANAEESNPGLYNDVFQEEQSDDKKATIVKKGRQAKKIKLETESHNIRDMFSRASRKKN, encoded by the exons ATGACTTGGTGGGAAGGCGTTCAGGAATCCAGGGTTCTCGTTGCCCCCG ATCCTGGCACCGATGGAAATGGTTCGGGACGAATGCTATTGCTTCGTCATCCTAAATCTG GAAAGGCAACACAATATCTCTTTGTAAATGGAATGCTTCAAGAGTTTCAATGGTTTAAGAACTTGTACGGGTCTTGGTTTTTGGGAGATTATACTAGTGAAG ATGGTCGACTGTATTTATCCACGCCTGTTGATCCTGTTTTCATCATGCTGCCCATATTTGAGGAAGCTAGAATGAAG AAAGGCGACGATCTTGGCAAGTTCAGGCAATTGGATGAGATGTTGTTTATTGACGGGTATCCAGGATATCAGCAAATAATGTCGCTTGTGGAGAACTGTATGCAAGTAGTTTGTGAAGTCAAAG AAGTTGGATCCTTAAAATTCTTTAGACTTGATGACACGAAGGTTCTGCGTTGGCTTTGCTATAAG GTTTGTCAGCTGAAACAGACACTACCCAAGTTGGACAAAAATTACGCTGTTCAATCAGAGAAAGACACTT TGGTTGATGCAGTTTCAATATTAGGAGAGTATTTAAATGAAGAAAACTGGTTGCAGCTTTTGTGTAATCATCTTAA GTTAAATATACTCGAGGTCACAGGAAAATTACAACAAGCAAATGCTGAGGAAAGTAATCCTGGTTTGTATAATGATGTATTCCAG GAGGAACAAAGTGATGATAAGAAGGCTACAATTGTGAAGAAGGGTAGACAAGCAAAGAAAATAAAACTTGAGACAGAATCACATAACATCAGAGATATGTTTTCTAGGGCCTCCAGAAAGAAAAACTAA
- the LOC127085265 gene encoding probable nucleoredoxin 3 isoform X1 encodes MKDSPAKVFKKACKQDLFSLAPMAGLNFEAEYVDSFDVLKVFAAHGVEFLLSSQGKVPLLDCNGKIICLFFSANWCRPCKLFIPHLVDLYETLRKRGVNIEIIFVSFDRDEDGFKEHVESMPWLAVPFDVNLHRKLIDRYRIDRIPSFIPLCSDALTVDEKVIEWIEDYGADAFPFTKKRHEELKDLDRRKREEVDLQELLTREGRDFLIAGDDRKVVVSELAGKTVGLFFGAYWSPPCRAFTVQLTDVYNNLNDTKGRCFEIVFVSTDKDLKEFNVSRTSTPWLAIPYEDRTRHDLCRIFDIKKIPALVIIGPDGKVVSLNGKFMVSSYGAEAFPFTESRVKDLESALRKEGEALPQQVQDVKHEHVLKLEMAKAYVCDSCKKQGKFWSFFCDVCDYDLHPSCLEKVNKD; translated from the exons ATGAAAGATTCTCCTGCAAAA GTTTTCAAGAAAGCTTGTAAACAAGATCTTTTTTCTCTGGCTCCTATGGCAGGGTTGAACTTTGAAGCTGAATATGTTGATAGCTTTGATGTTCTCAAAGTTTTTGCAGCCCATGGTGTTGAATTTCTCCTATCTTCTCAAGGAAAG GTACCTTTGTTAGATTGCAATGGAAAAATCATCTGTCTATTTTTCTCTGCCAACTGGTGTAGGCCTTGCAAACTTTTCATTCCTCATCTTGTTGATCTTTATGAGACACTGAGGAAGAGAGGGGTAAATATAGAGATTATCTTCGTCTCTTTTGATCGCGACGAGGACGGATTTAAAGAACACGTCGAGAGTATGCCGTGGCTAGCGGTTCCGTTTGATGTGAATTTGCATAGGAAGCTTATTGATAGATATAGGATTGATCGAATCCCGTCGTTCATTCCGTTGTGTTCTGATGCTTTAACTGTTGATGAAAAAGTGATTGAGTGGATTGAGGATTATGGTGCTGATGCGTTTCCTTTCACAAAGAAGAGACATGAGGAATTGAAGGACTTAGATAGAAGAAAACGCGAAGAAGTTGATTTGCAAGAATTGTTGACACGGGAGGGACGCGATTTTCTTATTGCGGGAGATGATAGAAAG GTGGTTGTATCTGAACTAGCCGGGAAAACGGTAGGCCTATTTTTCGGCGCGTATTGGTCTCCTCCTTGTCGTGCCTTCACGGTTCAACTCACTGACGTATACAATAATCTGAATGATACGAAAGGTCGCTGCTTCGAGATTGTTTTCGTTTCAACAGATAAGGACCTGAAAGAATTCAATGTTAGCAGAACTAGCACGCCTTGGCTTGCTATCCCGTACGAAGACAGAACAAGGCATGACCTTTGTAGAATCTTCGACATAAAGAAAATTCCAGCTTTGGTCATCATTGGACCAGATGGTAAAGTCGTTAGTTTGAACGGTAAGTTTATGGTCTCCTCGTACGGCGCGGAAGCTTTCCCGTTTACCGAATCGAGGGTTAAAGATTTAGAATCGGCTCTGAGAAAGGAAGGAGAGGCTTTGCCTCAACAGGTTCAGGACGTGAAGCATGAACATGTACTCAAATTGGAAATGGCGAAAGCGTATGTATGCGATTCTTGTAAGAAACAGGGAAAGTTTTGGTCATTCTTTTGTGATGTTTGTGACTATGATCTTCATCCAAGTTGTCTTGAGAAGGTCAACAAAGACTAA
- the LOC127085265 gene encoding probable nucleoredoxin 3 isoform X2 — protein MLIALMFSKFLQPMVLNFSYLLKERPCKLFIPHLVDLYETLRKRGVNIEIIFVSFDRDEDGFKEHVESMPWLAVPFDVNLHRKLIDRYRIDRIPSFIPLCSDALTVDEKVIEWIEDYGADAFPFTKKRHEELKDLDRRKREEVDLQELLTREGRDFLIAGDDRKVVVSELAGKTVGLFFGAYWSPPCRAFTVQLTDVYNNLNDTKGRCFEIVFVSTDKDLKEFNVSRTSTPWLAIPYEDRTRHDLCRIFDIKKIPALVIIGPDGKVVSLNGKFMVSSYGAEAFPFTESRVKDLESALRKEGEALPQQVQDVKHEHVLKLEMAKAYVCDSCKKQGKFWSFFCDVCDYDLHPSCLEKVNKD, from the exons ATGTTGATAGCTTTGATGTTCTCAAAGTTTTTGCAGCCCATGGTGTTGAATTTCTCCTATCTTCTCAAGGAAAG GCCTTGCAAACTTTTCATTCCTCATCTTGTTGATCTTTATGAGACACTGAGGAAGAGAGGGGTAAATATAGAGATTATCTTCGTCTCTTTTGATCGCGACGAGGACGGATTTAAAGAACACGTCGAGAGTATGCCGTGGCTAGCGGTTCCGTTTGATGTGAATTTGCATAGGAAGCTTATTGATAGATATAGGATTGATCGAATCCCGTCGTTCATTCCGTTGTGTTCTGATGCTTTAACTGTTGATGAAAAAGTGATTGAGTGGATTGAGGATTATGGTGCTGATGCGTTTCCTTTCACAAAGAAGAGACATGAGGAATTGAAGGACTTAGATAGAAGAAAACGCGAAGAAGTTGATTTGCAAGAATTGTTGACACGGGAGGGACGCGATTTTCTTATTGCGGGAGATGATAGAAAG GTGGTTGTATCTGAACTAGCCGGGAAAACGGTAGGCCTATTTTTCGGCGCGTATTGGTCTCCTCCTTGTCGTGCCTTCACGGTTCAACTCACTGACGTATACAATAATCTGAATGATACGAAAGGTCGCTGCTTCGAGATTGTTTTCGTTTCAACAGATAAGGACCTGAAAGAATTCAATGTTAGCAGAACTAGCACGCCTTGGCTTGCTATCCCGTACGAAGACAGAACAAGGCATGACCTTTGTAGAATCTTCGACATAAAGAAAATTCCAGCTTTGGTCATCATTGGACCAGATGGTAAAGTCGTTAGTTTGAACGGTAAGTTTATGGTCTCCTCGTACGGCGCGGAAGCTTTCCCGTTTACCGAATCGAGGGTTAAAGATTTAGAATCGGCTCTGAGAAAGGAAGGAGAGGCTTTGCCTCAACAGGTTCAGGACGTGAAGCATGAACATGTACTCAAATTGGAAATGGCGAAAGCGTATGTATGCGATTCTTGTAAGAAACAGGGAAAGTTTTGGTCATTCTTTTGTGATGTTTGTGACTATGATCTTCATCCAAGTTGTCTTGAGAAGGTCAACAAAGACTAA
- the LOC127085264 gene encoding U-box domain-containing protein 52 isoform X2, with amino-acid sequence MWLPKNQPDKKDGVNGLIAVAIDKEKGSQNALKWAIDNLLTRNATVILIHVKVVASSFSSTPSIFTASKSTRGATNANGNDNLTRSKDTEAQKNIFLPYRVFCTRKDIQCKDVLLEDSDVTKALVDYASQAGIEHLVLGSSTKAGLLKRFKVSDVSGTVAKAAPDFCTVYVIGKGKIQSMRSASRPAPSIFPLQVNETTIVQDQSDTNDQQERNSFDTTQPQDGIDSFRSPFTRKGYNTKQYMENSKANGDISFVSSGRSSTDRMLPPLYNSSETGTRMSFSSDQDLNYSFESMFQGRKSLDSSNPAEFTSLMFDNERLSSSSSQAVDEMEAEMRRLKLELKQTMEMYNTACKEALTAQQKAIELQKWKLEEERRLEEARLAEEAALAIAKKEKEKSRAAIEAAEAQKRIAELEAQKRLQAEMKALREAEEKRKVMDALVNVDVRYRKYTIEEIEAATNFFSQSLKIGEGGYGPVFKCLLDHTPVAVKVLRPDAAQGRSQFQREVEVLSCIRHPNMVLLLGACPEYGCLVYEYMSNGSLDDCLFRRGNSPPLPWQLRFKIAAEIGTGLLFLHQTKPEPIVHRDLKPGNILLDRNFVSKISDVGLARLVPPSVADTVTQYRLTATAGTFCYIDPEYQQTGMLGVKSDIYSLGIIFLQILTAKSPMGLAHNAQKAIENGTFTEMLDPAITDWPMEAVMSLANIAVKCAELRRKDRPDLGNVVLPKLDTLRELAENSYQNSTPDSPRSMNASHDRQISLQLGESFPLSAHSEEVRRNTTVGF; translated from the exons ATGTGGTTGCCAAAGAATCAACCAGATAAGAAGGATGGTGTAAATGGATTAATAGCAGTGGCAATAGACAAAGAAAAAGGGAGCCAAAATGCACTCAAATGGGCTATCGACAATCTCCTCACAAGAAACGCAACCGTAATCCTCATCCATGTCAAGGTTGTGGCGTCTTCTTTCTCTTCAACGCCTTCGATTTTCACCGCAAGCAAATCTACAA GGGGCGCGACAAATGCTAATGGTAACGACAATTTAACAAGAAGCAAAGATACAGAAGctcaaaaaaatattttcctacCGTATCGCGTCTTCTGTACGCGCAAAGAT ATACAATGCAAAGATGTTCTACTAGAAGATTCAGATGTAACAAAAGCATTGGTTGATTATGCTTCTCAGGCAGGAATTGAGCATCTGGTTCTTGGATCTTCAACAAAAGCCGGTTTGCTCAA AAGATTCAAGGTATCAGATGTTTCGGGAACGGTGGCAAAAGCTGCACCGGATTTCTGTACAGTCTATGTCATTGGAAAAGGAAAGATTCAATCGATGCGATCTGCTTCTCGTCCTGCTCCAAGCATTTTCCCTCTACAAGTTAATGAAACTACTATCGTACAAGACCAATCAGACACAAACG ATCAACAAGAAAGGAATTCTTTTGATACTACACAGCCGCAGGATGGAATCGATTCCTTCAG GTCACCATTCACCAGGAAAGGTTACAATACCAAACAATATATGGAAAATTCGAAGGCGAATGGTGATATATCTTTTGTGAGTTCTGGAAGGTCGAGTACCGACCGCATGTTGCCTCCATTGTATAACAGCTCGGAGACGGGCACTAGGATGTCATTTAGCTCGGACCAAGATTTAAACTACAGCTTTGAGTCTATGTTTCAAGGAAGGAAGTCTCTCGATTCCAGCAATCCTGCTGAATTTACATCACTAATGTTCGATAACGAAAGGCTTTCATCTTCTTCATCGCAAGCCGTG GATGAAATGGAGGCTGAAATGAGGAGATTAAAGTTGGAGCTCAAGCAAACAATGGAAATGTACAACACAGCTTGTAAAGAAGCACTCACAGCACAACAAAAG GCAATAGAGCTTCAAAAATGGAAGTTAGAAGAAGAACGGAGATTGGAAGAGGCGAGGCTAGCCGAGGAAGCTGCGTTGGCAATCGCTAAAAAGGAGAAGGAAAAATCTAGAGCAGCCATTGAAGCTGCTGAAGCGCAAAAGAGGATAGCAGAACTCGAAGCGCAGAAGAGACTTCAAGCGGAAATGAAAGCACTTAGAGAAGCAGAAGAGAAAAGAAAAGTAATGGATGCTTTGGTAAATGTAGATGTTAGATATAGAAAGTATACGATAGAGGAGATTGAAGCTGCGACAAATTTTTTCTCACAATCCCTCAAGATTGGAGAAGGAGGATATGGTCCAGTTTTTAAGTGTCTTCTAGACCATACACCTGTTGCGGTCAAGGTTCTTCGTCCTGATGCTGCACAAGGAAGGTCGCAGTTTCAACGAGAG GTTGAGGTATTGAGCTGCATACGGCATCCAAACATGGTTCTCCTCTTAGGGGCCTGTCCGGAATACGGCTGCCTAGTGTATGAGTACATGTCAAATGGAAGCTTGGACGATTGCCTGTTTCGGCGAGGAAACAGTCCTCCGCTTCCTTGGCAGCTAAGGTTCAAGATTGCGGCCGAAATAGGCACGGGCTTGTTGTTCCTTCACCAGACAAAACCAGAACCGATAGTCCACAGGGACTTAAAACCAGGAAACATCTTACTAGACAGAAACTTCGTATCCAAGATCAGCGACGTAGGTTTGGCAAGACTAGTTCCACCGTCTGTCGCCGACACTGTGACGCAATATCGGTTGACAGCAACAGCTGGAACATTCTGTTATATTGACCCGGAGTATCAACAGACAGGAATGTTGGGTGTGAAATCAGATATATACTCACTTGGAATCATTTTCCTTCAAATTTTGACAGCAAAATCACCAATGGGACTAGCACATAATGCTCAAAAAGCCATTGAAAATGGAACTTTTACCGAGATGTTGGATCCTGCGATAACTGACTGGCCAATGGAGGCTGTTATGAGTTTAGCAAATATAGCAGTCAAGTGTGCGGAGTTAAGGCGAAAAGATAGACCTGATCTTGGTAACGTTGTGCTTCCAAAACTCGACACATTGAGAGAACTTGCAGAAAATAGTTACCAAAATTCAACACCAGATAGTCCTCGCTCGATGAATGCTTCCCACGACAGACAAATTTCACTGCAGCTG GGTGAAAGCTTTCCTCTATCTGCTCACTCTGAGGAGGTTAGAAGAAACACAACAGTTGGTTTTTGA
- the LOC127085264 gene encoding U-box domain-containing protein 52 isoform X1: MWLPKNQPDKKDGVNGLIAVAIDKEKGSQNALKWAIDNLLTRNATVILIHVKVVASSFSSTPSIFTASKSTRGATNANGNDNLTRSKDTEAQKNIFLPYRVFCTRKDIQCKDVLLEDSDVTKALVDYASQAGIEHLVLGSSTKAGLLKRFKVSDVSGTVAKAAPDFCTVYVIGKGKIQSMRSASRPAPSIFPLQVNETTIVQDQSDTNDQQERNSFDTTQPQDGIDSFRSPFTRKGYNTKQYMENSKANGDISFVSSGRSSTDRMLPPLYNSSETGTRMSFSSDQDLNYSFESMFQGRKSLDSSNPAEFTSLMFDNERLSSSSSQAVDEMEAEMRRLKLELKQTMEMYNTACKEALTAQQKAIELQKWKLEEERRLEEARLAEEAALAIAKKEKEKSRAAIEAAEAQKRIAELEAQKRLQAEMKALREAEEKRKVMDALVNVDVRYRKYTIEEIEAATNFFSQSLKIGEGGYGPVFKCLLDHTPVAVKVLRPDAAQGRSQFQREVEVLSCIRHPNMVLLLGACPEYGCLVYEYMSNGSLDDCLFRRGNSPPLPWQLRFKIAAEIGTGLLFLHQTKPEPIVHRDLKPGNILLDRNFVSKISDVGLARLVPPSVADTVTQYRLTATAGTFCYIDPEYQQTGMLGVKSDIYSLGIIFLQILTAKSPMGLAHNAQKAIENGTFTEMLDPAITDWPMEAVMSLANIAVKCAELRRKDRPDLGNVVLPKLDTLRELAENSYQNSTPDSPRSMNASHDRQISLQLVNLYIVFYDKFFNTHRNNVTMNLSLCDVEHFAG, from the exons ATGTGGTTGCCAAAGAATCAACCAGATAAGAAGGATGGTGTAAATGGATTAATAGCAGTGGCAATAGACAAAGAAAAAGGGAGCCAAAATGCACTCAAATGGGCTATCGACAATCTCCTCACAAGAAACGCAACCGTAATCCTCATCCATGTCAAGGTTGTGGCGTCTTCTTTCTCTTCAACGCCTTCGATTTTCACCGCAAGCAAATCTACAA GGGGCGCGACAAATGCTAATGGTAACGACAATTTAACAAGAAGCAAAGATACAGAAGctcaaaaaaatattttcctacCGTATCGCGTCTTCTGTACGCGCAAAGAT ATACAATGCAAAGATGTTCTACTAGAAGATTCAGATGTAACAAAAGCATTGGTTGATTATGCTTCTCAGGCAGGAATTGAGCATCTGGTTCTTGGATCTTCAACAAAAGCCGGTTTGCTCAA AAGATTCAAGGTATCAGATGTTTCGGGAACGGTGGCAAAAGCTGCACCGGATTTCTGTACAGTCTATGTCATTGGAAAAGGAAAGATTCAATCGATGCGATCTGCTTCTCGTCCTGCTCCAAGCATTTTCCCTCTACAAGTTAATGAAACTACTATCGTACAAGACCAATCAGACACAAACG ATCAACAAGAAAGGAATTCTTTTGATACTACACAGCCGCAGGATGGAATCGATTCCTTCAG GTCACCATTCACCAGGAAAGGTTACAATACCAAACAATATATGGAAAATTCGAAGGCGAATGGTGATATATCTTTTGTGAGTTCTGGAAGGTCGAGTACCGACCGCATGTTGCCTCCATTGTATAACAGCTCGGAGACGGGCACTAGGATGTCATTTAGCTCGGACCAAGATTTAAACTACAGCTTTGAGTCTATGTTTCAAGGAAGGAAGTCTCTCGATTCCAGCAATCCTGCTGAATTTACATCACTAATGTTCGATAACGAAAGGCTTTCATCTTCTTCATCGCAAGCCGTG GATGAAATGGAGGCTGAAATGAGGAGATTAAAGTTGGAGCTCAAGCAAACAATGGAAATGTACAACACAGCTTGTAAAGAAGCACTCACAGCACAACAAAAG GCAATAGAGCTTCAAAAATGGAAGTTAGAAGAAGAACGGAGATTGGAAGAGGCGAGGCTAGCCGAGGAAGCTGCGTTGGCAATCGCTAAAAAGGAGAAGGAAAAATCTAGAGCAGCCATTGAAGCTGCTGAAGCGCAAAAGAGGATAGCAGAACTCGAAGCGCAGAAGAGACTTCAAGCGGAAATGAAAGCACTTAGAGAAGCAGAAGAGAAAAGAAAAGTAATGGATGCTTTGGTAAATGTAGATGTTAGATATAGAAAGTATACGATAGAGGAGATTGAAGCTGCGACAAATTTTTTCTCACAATCCCTCAAGATTGGAGAAGGAGGATATGGTCCAGTTTTTAAGTGTCTTCTAGACCATACACCTGTTGCGGTCAAGGTTCTTCGTCCTGATGCTGCACAAGGAAGGTCGCAGTTTCAACGAGAG GTTGAGGTATTGAGCTGCATACGGCATCCAAACATGGTTCTCCTCTTAGGGGCCTGTCCGGAATACGGCTGCCTAGTGTATGAGTACATGTCAAATGGAAGCTTGGACGATTGCCTGTTTCGGCGAGGAAACAGTCCTCCGCTTCCTTGGCAGCTAAGGTTCAAGATTGCGGCCGAAATAGGCACGGGCTTGTTGTTCCTTCACCAGACAAAACCAGAACCGATAGTCCACAGGGACTTAAAACCAGGAAACATCTTACTAGACAGAAACTTCGTATCCAAGATCAGCGACGTAGGTTTGGCAAGACTAGTTCCACCGTCTGTCGCCGACACTGTGACGCAATATCGGTTGACAGCAACAGCTGGAACATTCTGTTATATTGACCCGGAGTATCAACAGACAGGAATGTTGGGTGTGAAATCAGATATATACTCACTTGGAATCATTTTCCTTCAAATTTTGACAGCAAAATCACCAATGGGACTAGCACATAATGCTCAAAAAGCCATTGAAAATGGAACTTTTACCGAGATGTTGGATCCTGCGATAACTGACTGGCCAATGGAGGCTGTTATGAGTTTAGCAAATATAGCAGTCAAGTGTGCGGAGTTAAGGCGAAAAGATAGACCTGATCTTGGTAACGTTGTGCTTCCAAAACTCGACACATTGAGAGAACTTGCAGAAAATAGTTACCAAAATTCAACACCAGATAGTCCTCGCTCGATGAATGCTTCCCACGACAGACAAATTTCACTGCAGCTGGTAAATCTCTACATTGTTTTCTATGATAAATTTTTCAATACTCATCGAAACAATGTTACGATGAATTTGAGCTTATGCGATGTTGAACATTTTGCAGGGTGA